A genomic stretch from Sphingomonas faeni includes:
- a CDS encoding DUF2336 domain-containing protein, with protein sequence MSVGPDPVRDVMSPYDPVARAEDARLRAETRLTATIADFSLDANARLDDRTRLLLAQVLEAIVGAIEWDIRRHAARLLAAGGATQAGEAMLRAGAESVLDRLTRAGLLRDEELMDELIARVRHDLIAASLPVEVAEPDEASLLVRLAGVPDSVVASGASALLAAESRRRVSNEQGSVGGSELPAELHHRLVWWVAAAVRDGLQSVTHESDRAITDAAQRSLAAHDEGERPDAVAMRLAAALDARPNELPAVVVESIGDRRLSLFVAVLAHAVGIAFDQARAITLDPEGDRLWLALRAMDLDRPTIARIGFALSEADPRRDIEAFADALDAIVSVGVEDARATLVPLALSRDFRMALRALARTDRR encoded by the coding sequence ATGTCGGTCGGTCCAGACCCAGTGCGTGACGTGATGTCACCCTATGATCCCGTTGCGCGAGCGGAGGATGCACGCCTGCGCGCGGAAACCCGACTGACGGCGACGATCGCGGATTTTTCTCTCGATGCGAATGCAAGGCTCGACGACCGTACGCGGTTGCTGCTCGCGCAAGTGCTCGAAGCGATCGTCGGCGCGATCGAATGGGACATCCGCCGACATGCCGCGCGTCTGCTGGCGGCGGGTGGTGCGACACAGGCTGGCGAGGCGATGCTGAGGGCCGGGGCGGAGAGCGTTCTCGATCGGCTTACGCGTGCCGGACTGCTCCGCGACGAAGAACTGATGGACGAACTGATCGCGCGGGTGCGGCACGACCTGATCGCCGCTTCCCTCCCAGTCGAGGTCGCCGAGCCCGACGAAGCGAGTTTGCTGGTGAGGTTGGCGGGGGTGCCTGACAGTGTGGTGGCATCTGGGGCGTCGGCGTTGCTGGCTGCGGAGAGTCGAAGGCGCGTGTCGAACGAGCAGGGGTCCGTGGGAGGCAGCGAGTTGCCGGCCGAACTGCATCACCGATTAGTCTGGTGGGTGGCTGCGGCTGTGCGCGACGGCTTGCAGTCCGTGACACATGAGAGTGACCGAGCGATCACGGATGCTGCGCAGCGCAGTCTGGCGGCGCATGACGAAGGCGAGCGGCCCGATGCAGTCGCGATGCGGCTTGCTGCGGCGCTGGATGCACGACCGAACGAGCTTCCCGCGGTGGTGGTCGAATCGATCGGCGACCGGCGTCTGTCGTTGTTCGTAGCCGTGTTGGCACATGCGGTCGGCATAGCGTTCGATCAAGCGCGCGCCATCACGCTGGATCCCGAGGGCGACCGGCTTTGGCTTGCGTTGCGGGCGATGGATCTCGATCGGCCGACCATCGCACGGATCGGATTTGCGCTGTCTGAGGCTGATCCGCGGCGGGATATCGAGGCGTTCGCCGATGCGCTCGACGCGATTGTGTCGGTGGGAGTAGAGGATGCGCGCGCGACGCTCGTGCCGTTGGCGCTGAGCCGCGATTTTCGGATGGCGTTGCGCGCGCTGGCGCGTACGGATCGGCGATGA
- a CDS encoding DUF1467 family protein gives MRWTSALAIYVLFWAFSVFLVLPFGVKTTREVGGEHVPGQAESAPHEFRSGRTAWRVTVVATVLFVLFQLNYHYGWISPQSVDLFDRGNMITR, from the coding sequence ATGCGCTGGACCTCGGCACTCGCGATCTACGTCCTATTCTGGGCGTTCTCGGTGTTCCTGGTCCTGCCGTTCGGCGTGAAGACGACGCGTGAAGTCGGGGGCGAGCACGTCCCCGGCCAGGCTGAGAGTGCGCCGCATGAGTTTCGCTCAGGGCGGACGGCTTGGCGGGTAACGGTGGTGGCGACGGTGTTGTTCGTGCTGTTCCAGCTGAACTATCACTACGGCTGGATCTCGCCGCAAAGCGTCGACCTGTTCGACCGCGGCAACATGATCACGCGCTAG
- a CDS encoding ribonuclease J, whose amino-acid sequence MTPKNELLFCGLGGSGEIGMNVNLYGCQGKWVMVDLGITFADPQYPGVDVILPDLSFIEDRIDDLLGIVITHGHEDHIGSLPYLAEDLGVPIYATPFTMGLIRGKLEEEGIANRVKLKMIPMGGNFQLGPFGFTFVEMSHSIPEANALLIDTPYGRVFHTGDWKLDANPVIGNPTKPEGFMAIGDKGIDVLVCDSTNIFNTTASGSESTVRKGLFEEVSKAKGRVMITSFASNAARLHTFGEVAKETGRKLCVTGRSLDRIIKVARATGYLKDFPDTISPDEAMRLPKNKVLVIATGGQGEERAALARVANGSHTITLDADDTVIFSSKQIPGNEVQIGRIQNTLAAKGIRMITERQAHVHVSGHPGQPELAQMYDWLRPDVLVPTHGEMRHMMEHARFGLEQGIPRAIVQSNGDIIRLAPKGPAKIGNATVGRLVLDGDVILPADGATLSERRKLAINGQISVGVALGKDGRMVGQPQVRVQGVPVEEDRAAFIADAVQAAADTVRGGKRESEKMREQIRLAVRKVAKRWTGKQPIVDVLLIEG is encoded by the coding sequence ATGACTCCGAAGAACGAACTCCTTTTCTGTGGCCTTGGCGGCTCCGGCGAAATCGGCATGAACGTCAACCTGTACGGCTGCCAGGGCAAGTGGGTGATGGTCGATCTCGGCATCACCTTCGCCGATCCGCAATATCCCGGCGTCGACGTGATCCTGCCCGACCTGTCCTTCATCGAGGACCGGATCGACGACCTGCTCGGCATCGTCATCACGCACGGTCATGAGGATCACATCGGCTCGCTGCCGTACCTCGCCGAAGACCTCGGCGTGCCGATCTATGCGACCCCGTTCACGATGGGCCTGATCCGCGGCAAGCTCGAGGAAGAGGGCATCGCCAACCGCGTGAAGCTCAAGATGATCCCGATGGGCGGCAATTTCCAGCTCGGGCCGTTCGGCTTCACCTTCGTCGAGATGTCGCATTCGATCCCCGAGGCGAACGCGCTGCTGATCGATACGCCTTATGGTCGCGTGTTCCACACCGGCGACTGGAAGCTCGATGCGAACCCGGTGATCGGCAATCCGACCAAGCCCGAGGGCTTCATGGCGATCGGCGACAAGGGCATCGACGTCCTCGTCTGCGATTCGACCAACATCTTCAACACGACCGCGTCGGGCAGCGAGAGCACCGTCCGTAAGGGACTGTTCGAGGAGGTCAGCAAGGCCAAGGGCCGGGTGATGATCACCAGCTTCGCGTCGAACGCGGCGCGGCTGCACACGTTCGGCGAAGTCGCGAAGGAAACCGGGCGCAAGCTGTGCGTGACCGGGCGGTCGCTCGACCGGATCATCAAGGTTGCGCGCGCGACGGGCTATCTGAAGGATTTCCCCGACACGATCAGCCCCGACGAGGCGATGCGCCTGCCGAAGAACAAGGTCTTGGTCATCGCGACCGGCGGCCAGGGCGAGGAGCGCGCGGCGCTCGCACGCGTCGCCAATGGCAGCCACACGATCACGCTCGACGCAGACGACACGGTGATCTTCTCGTCGAAGCAGATCCCGGGCAACGAGGTCCAGATCGGTCGCATCCAGAACACGCTGGCGGCCAAGGGCATCCGTATGATCACCGAGCGCCAGGCGCACGTCCATGTCTCGGGTCATCCGGGCCAGCCGGAACTCGCACAGATGTACGACTGGTTGCGTCCCGACGTGCTGGTGCCGACGCACGGCGAGATGCGTCATATGATGGAGCATGCGCGCTTCGGCCTCGAGCAGGGCATTCCGCGCGCGATCGTGCAGAGCAACGGCGACATCATCCGTCTGGCGCCCAAGGGCCCAGCGAAGATCGGCAATGCGACGGTCGGGCGTCTCGTGCTCGACGGCGACGTGATCCTGCCGGCGGACGGCGCGACGCTGAGCGAGCGGCGGAAGCTGGCGATCAACGGCCAGATTTCGGTCGGTGTCGCGCTCGGCAAGGACGGCCGGATGGTTGGCCAGCCGCAGGTCCGCGTGCAGGGTGTGCCCGTCGAGGAAGACCGTGCGGCGTTCATCGCCGACGCGGTCCAGGCGGCCGCCGACACGGTACGCGGCGGCAAGCGCGAGAGTGAGAAGATGCGCGAGCAGATTCGTCTCGCGGTGCGCAAGGTCGCCAAGCGCTGGACCGGCAAGCAGCCGATCGTCGATGTCCTGCTGATCGAGGGCTGA
- a CDS encoding type III pantothenate kinase — MLLAIDAGNTNVVFALVNAGEIVARWRIATDPRRTADEYAVWLSQLMQLGGHDRTAVEGVIVATVVPRALHNLQVLASKYFNTEALIAGHAPVEWGISIDVDEPASLGADRAVNTIAAHALHPGDLIVIDFGTATTFDVVDYSGAYKGGIIAPGINLSLDALVTAAAKLPRIAIEAPTDTSVIGLNTVSQMHIGIYWGYVAMIEGLVARMKREIGRPVKVVATGGLATLFEKQTDVFDVIEADLTIQGLAMMWDRHHI, encoded by the coding sequence ATGCTGCTCGCGATCGATGCCGGCAATACCAATGTCGTGTTCGCGCTGGTAAATGCCGGCGAGATCGTCGCGCGCTGGCGGATCGCGACCGATCCGCGGCGGACGGCGGACGAGTATGCGGTGTGGCTGAGCCAGCTGATGCAGCTCGGCGGGCATGATCGCACTGCGGTCGAGGGCGTGATCGTCGCCACCGTCGTCCCGCGCGCGCTGCACAACCTGCAGGTTCTCGCGTCGAAATACTTCAACACCGAGGCGCTGATCGCTGGCCATGCGCCGGTCGAATGGGGGATCTCGATCGATGTCGACGAGCCGGCCTCGCTCGGTGCCGATCGTGCGGTCAACACGATCGCCGCGCATGCGCTGCATCCCGGCGACCTGATCGTCATCGATTTCGGCACCGCGACCACGTTCGACGTCGTCGACTATAGCGGTGCGTACAAGGGCGGGATCATCGCGCCGGGCATCAACCTGTCGCTCGACGCGCTGGTGACCGCCGCGGCGAAACTGCCGCGGATCGCGATCGAGGCGCCGACCGACACCAGCGTGATCGGGCTCAACACCGTCTCGCAGATGCACATCGGCATCTATTGGGGCTATGTCGCGATGATCGAGGGGTTGGTCGCGCGGATGAAGCGCGAGATCGGCCGCCCTGTGAAGGTCGTCGCGACCGGCGGGCTCGCCACATTATTCGAGAAACAGACCGACGTGTTCGACGTCATCGAAGCCGACCTGACGATCCAGGGGCTGGCGATGATGTGGGATCGTCACCATATCTAG
- a CDS encoding biotin--[acetyl-CoA-carboxylase] ligase, giving the protein MIRTVAETGSTNADLLELARGGAEDGLWLRAIRQTAGRGRLGREWSSSEGNLYASTLVRLRPNDPPAASLALVAAVALQETVSTFLVAGICQGTTDASETLVLKWPNDLLLADAKLSGILLERADNAVIVGYGVNIAHHPDLPDRATTDLAAHGVVVEPAMFLDILADSFARWIDRWRTEGIAPVRERWVDCAHPAGTALTARLPDGSGIDGLFVGLDTDGALILRLASGERRVIHAADVFLL; this is encoded by the coding sequence ATCATCCGCACCGTCGCGGAGACAGGATCGACCAACGCCGACCTGCTGGAGCTTGCACGCGGCGGTGCCGAGGACGGTCTCTGGCTGCGCGCGATCCGGCAGACGGCAGGGCGGGGGCGGCTCGGGCGCGAATGGTCGTCGTCCGAGGGTAACCTCTACGCGAGCACACTGGTCCGTTTGCGACCGAACGATCCGCCGGCCGCCAGCCTCGCGCTGGTGGCTGCGGTCGCCTTGCAGGAAACGGTGTCGACGTTCCTCGTCGCGGGGATCTGCCAGGGCACGACCGACGCGAGCGAAACGCTCGTCCTGAAATGGCCGAACGACCTGCTGCTTGCGGATGCCAAGCTGTCGGGCATCCTGCTCGAACGCGCGGATAACGCGGTGATCGTCGGCTACGGCGTCAACATCGCGCATCATCCCGATCTGCCCGACCGTGCGACGACCGATCTCGCCGCGCACGGCGTGGTGGTCGAGCCGGCGATGTTCCTCGACATTCTCGCCGACAGTTTCGCGCGCTGGATCGACCGTTGGCGCACCGAAGGCATTGCGCCGGTTCGCGAGCGTTGGGTCGATTGCGCACATCCCGCAGGCACTGCGCTGACCGCTCGGCTTCCCGATGGTAGCGGGATCGACGGCCTGTTCGTCGGCCTCGACACCGACGGCGCGCTGATCCTCCGCTTGGCGTCTGGCGAGCGGCGTGTCATTCACGCTGCCGACGTCTTCCTGCTTTGA
- the nuoN gene encoding NADH-quinone oxidoreductase subunit NuoN, which translates to MDYAANIAMTLPELVLALGAIALMLVSAWGGDKSTRAVSIAAVFVLVGAGIALVGPASSGGYAFDGLYRADAFGAFAKVLIYIASAVAIVMAPSFFARSHGDDLRPEYPVLILLSACGMGIMVSATDMLTLYVGLELQSLAAYVLASFMRRDGRSAEAGLKYFVLGALASGILLYGISLVYGFSGTTLFSGISEAYAGTKSLGLLFGLVFVFAGLAFKISAVPFHMWTPDVYEGAPTPVTAFFASAPKVAALALSVRVAVDAMGPATDQWRQIVIFAALASIILGAVAAIGQTNIKRLLAYSSINNVGFALIGLAAGTPEGVSGVLMYLTIYVAMTLGSFLVVLQMRGDDGQPVETIDSLAGMSRTRPALAAALAIFMFSLAGIPPLFGFYAKFAVFSAAVDAGLFPLAVVGIAASVIGAYYYLRVVKTMYFDDPAPAFAPMESKVEGGLIAVAAIFVSPAGYLLIPVLGAWTMAAARALF; encoded by the coding sequence ATGGATTACGCCGCTAACATCGCAATGACGCTGCCCGAACTGGTGCTGGCGTTGGGTGCGATCGCCCTGATGCTCGTCTCGGCCTGGGGCGGGGACAAGTCCACGCGGGCCGTGTCGATCGCCGCTGTCTTCGTACTGGTCGGGGCAGGGATCGCCCTCGTCGGTCCGGCCTCGTCGGGCGGCTATGCGTTCGACGGCCTGTACCGTGCAGACGCGTTCGGTGCGTTCGCCAAGGTGCTGATCTACATCGCCTCGGCGGTCGCGATCGTCATGGCACCGAGCTTCTTCGCGCGCTCGCATGGCGACGATCTGCGTCCGGAATACCCGGTGCTGATCCTGCTGTCGGCATGCGGCATGGGGATCATGGTCTCGGCCACAGACATGCTGACGCTGTATGTCGGGCTCGAACTCCAGAGCCTTGCGGCCTACGTCCTCGCCAGCTTCATGCGGCGCGACGGGCGTTCGGCGGAAGCCGGCCTGAAGTATTTCGTGCTTGGCGCGCTGGCCAGCGGCATCCTGCTGTACGGCATCTCGCTGGTCTACGGGTTCAGCGGCACGACTTTGTTCTCGGGCATCTCGGAGGCCTATGCCGGCACCAAGTCGCTTGGCCTGCTGTTCGGTCTCGTGTTCGTGTTCGCAGGCCTCGCGTTCAAGATCAGCGCGGTGCCGTTCCACATGTGGACGCCCGACGTGTACGAGGGCGCACCGACCCCGGTCACCGCGTTCTTCGCGTCCGCCCCGAAGGTCGCAGCGCTCGCGCTCAGCGTCCGCGTGGCGGTCGATGCGATGGGCCCGGCGACCGATCAGTGGCGCCAGATCGTGATCTTCGCGGCGCTCGCCTCGATCATCCTCGGTGCGGTTGCCGCGATCGGCCAGACCAACATCAAGCGGCTGCTGGCTTATTCGTCGATCAACAATGTCGGCTTCGCGCTGATCGGCCTTGCGGCTGGAACGCCGGAAGGCGTGTCGGGCGTGCTGATGTACCTGACGATCTATGTCGCGATGACGCTGGGCTCATTCCTGGTCGTCTTGCAGATGCGCGGTGACGACGGCCAGCCGGTCGAGACCATCGACAGCCTCGCCGGCATGTCGCGGACGCGGCCTGCGCTGGCTGCGGCACTCGCGATCTTCATGTTCAGCCTCGCCGGCATCCCGCCGCTGTTCGGCTTCTACGCGAAGTTCGCGGTGTTCAGCGCGGCGGTCGACGCCGGGCTGTTCCCGCTGGCTGTCGTCGGCATCGCCGCCTCGGTGATCGGTGCGTATTATTACCTGCGTGTCGTCAAGACGATGTACTTCGACGATCCAGCACCGGCGTTCGCGCCGATGGAGAGCAAGGTCGAGGGCGGGCTCATCGCGGTCGCTGCGATCTTCGTGTCGCCAGCCGGCTACCTCCTCATCCCCGTGCTCGGCGCGTGGACGATGGCGGCCGCACGGGCGTTGTTCTGA
- a CDS encoding NADH-quinone oxidoreductase subunit M, whose protein sequence is MTGFPILSVLIAVPMIAAIACLFVSANTARTLALAATLIDFVLGVMLWMNYDIGGAQWQFVEHAPGIFGPFGWSLGIDGFALMLIMLSVFLMPICIGASWRSITTRVPEYMAAFLFTEVLMIGTFAAQDLFLFYVFFEAGLIPMYLIIGIWGGANRIYASYKFFLYTLLGSVLMFIAMLYMAKAAGTTSIPALMNYDFPAHVQTWLWLAFFASFAVKMPMWPVHTWLPDAHVQAPTAGSVILAGVLLKLGGYGFLRFLLPMFPDASGQLTWLIFGLSAVAVVYTSLVALVQSDMKKLIAYSSVAHMAIVTIGLFAFNRQGIEGAMIMMLSHGLVSGALFLCVGVIYDQLHTREISRYGGLAINMPKYAILFLFFTMASIGLPGTSGFVAEFLSLMGTYQVSTWTALLCTTSIILGAAYMLYLYRRVVFGEIKADDVRAMVDLSGREMWLLAPIAAVVLWMGVYPESFLAPMRKDVAVLLDRVDRAKPASDSNPTAGKPATVHSAAHGEAH, encoded by the coding sequence ATGACCGGCTTTCCTATCCTCTCCGTCCTGATCGCGGTCCCGATGATCGCTGCAATCGCGTGCCTGTTCGTCTCGGCGAACACGGCCCGGACGCTGGCGCTGGCGGCGACGCTTATCGACTTCGTTCTCGGCGTCATGCTGTGGATGAATTACGACATTGGCGGCGCGCAGTGGCAGTTCGTCGAGCATGCACCCGGCATCTTCGGTCCGTTCGGCTGGTCGCTCGGCATCGACGGTTTCGCGCTGATGCTGATCATGCTCAGCGTGTTCCTGATGCCGATCTGCATCGGTGCCAGCTGGCGCTCGATCACGACTCGCGTGCCGGAATACATGGCGGCGTTTCTGTTCACCGAAGTGCTGATGATCGGCACGTTCGCGGCGCAGGACCTGTTCCTGTTCTATGTGTTCTTCGAAGCCGGCCTGATCCCGATGTACCTGATCATCGGCATCTGGGGCGGCGCGAACCGGATCTACGCGTCGTACAAGTTCTTCCTGTACACGCTGCTCGGCTCGGTCCTGATGTTCATCGCGATGCTGTACATGGCGAAGGCCGCAGGCACCACCAGCATCCCGGCGCTGATGAACTACGACTTCCCGGCGCATGTGCAGACCTGGCTGTGGCTCGCGTTCTTCGCCTCGTTCGCGGTCAAGATGCCGATGTGGCCGGTCCACACCTGGTTGCCCGACGCGCACGTCCAGGCGCCGACCGCAGGCTCGGTGATCCTGGCGGGCGTGTTGCTGAAGCTCGGCGGATACGGCTTCCTGCGCTTCCTGCTGCCGATGTTCCCCGACGCCTCGGGCCAGCTGACCTGGCTGATCTTCGGCCTGTCGGCGGTCGCGGTGGTCTACACGTCGCTCGTCGCGCTCGTGCAGTCGGACATGAAGAAGCTGATCGCCTATTCGTCGGTCGCGCACATGGCGATCGTCACGATCGGCCTGTTCGCGTTCAACCGTCAGGGCATCGAAGGCGCGATGATCATGATGCTGAGCCACGGCCTGGTATCGGGCGCGTTGTTCCTGTGCGTCGGCGTGATCTACGACCAGCTCCATACCCGCGAAATCTCGCGCTATGGCGGCCTGGCGATCAACATGCCGAAATACGCGATCCTGTTCCTGTTCTTCACGATGGCGTCGATCGGCCTGCCGGGGACCAGCGGCTTCGTCGCCGAGTTCCTGTCGCTGATGGGCACGTATCAGGTCTCGACCTGGACCGCCTTGCTCTGCACGACGAGCATCATCCTCGGCGCCGCGTACATGTTGTACCTGTACCGCCGCGTGGTGTTCGGCGAGATCAAGGCGGACGACGTCCGTGCGATGGTCGACCTGTCGGGCCGCGAGATGTGGTTGCTCGCACCGATCGCAGCCGTGGTGCTGTGGATGGGCGTGTATCCCGAGAGCTTCCTGGCACCGATGCGCAAGGACGTGGCCGTGTTGCTCGACCGTGTCGATCGCGCCAAGCCTGCCAGCGATTCAAACCCAACTGCGGGGAAACCCGCCACCGTCCATAGTGCCGCGCACGGGGAGGCACACTGA
- the nuoL gene encoding NADH-quinone oxidoreductase subunit L gives MIQLIVFLPLLAAIVAGFGNRAIGNVPAKIVTTAALFGSCLLSWPIFIGFLSGTSTATVAPLLDFIHSGDMNVAWSLRVDALTAVMLVVVTSVSALVHLYSWGYMDEDPDQPRFFAYLSLFTFAMLMLVTANNLVQMFFGWEGVGLASYLLIGFWFRKPSASAAAIKAFVVNRVGDLGFMLGIFGTFLVFGTVSIPEILAAAPAMAGSTLGFLGYRFDTMTVLCLLLFVGAMGKSAQLGLHTWLPDAMEGPTPVSALIHAATMVTAGVFMVCRLSPMFEMSPVALTVVTSVGAATCLFAATCGLVQTDIKRVIAYSTCSQLGYMFFAAGVGAYGAAMFHLFTHAFFKALLFLGAGSVIHAMHHEQDMRYYGGLRKKIPVTFWAMMAGTLAITGVGIPGIFGNTAIGFAGFHSKDAIIEASWAAGQPGVWFVGVLVALLTSFYSWRVMFLTFWGKPRWAASEHIQHALHDAHGHDDHAHDAHHVDDHHANPAQAEDAGHAPDGHHDAAHAPAEGDGGYHPHESPLPMLIPLIVLSIGAVLAGFVFHGFFIEPTAGEEFWKGALAFREHLMHEMHGVPLLIKLSATIAMLLGLLTAWYAYIKAPTFPAKVVEQFGVLYDFLLHKWYFDELYDLIFVRPAFAIGRFLWHRGDEKTINRFGPDGSAWVVQIGSRVANRFQTGYLYTYAFVMLIGLTAAVTWAIGL, from the coding sequence TTGATCCAGCTTATCGTCTTCCTGCCGTTACTGGCCGCGATCGTTGCCGGGTTCGGCAATCGCGCGATCGGCAACGTGCCGGCGAAAATTGTCACCACGGCTGCGCTGTTCGGGTCGTGCCTGTTGTCCTGGCCGATCTTCATCGGTTTCCTGTCTGGCACCAGCACGGCCACCGTCGCGCCGTTGCTCGACTTCATCCATTCCGGCGACATGAACGTCGCGTGGTCGCTGCGCGTCGATGCGCTGACCGCGGTGATGCTCGTGGTCGTCACTTCGGTGTCGGCGCTCGTCCATCTGTATAGCTGGGGCTATATGGACGAGGATCCCGACCAGCCGCGCTTCTTCGCGTATCTGTCGCTGTTCACCTTCGCGATGCTGATGCTCGTGACCGCGAACAACCTCGTCCAGATGTTCTTCGGCTGGGAAGGCGTGGGTCTCGCATCCTACCTCCTGATCGGGTTCTGGTTCCGCAAGCCATCGGCCAGTGCAGCGGCGATCAAGGCGTTCGTCGTCAACCGCGTCGGCGATCTCGGCTTCATGCTCGGCATCTTCGGCACGTTCCTGGTGTTCGGCACGGTCTCGATCCCCGAGATTCTCGCCGCGGCCCCTGCCATGGCAGGCTCGACGCTCGGCTTCCTCGGCTACCGCTTCGACACAATGACGGTGCTCTGCCTGCTGCTGTTCGTCGGTGCGATGGGCAAGTCGGCGCAGCTCGGCCTGCACACCTGGTTGCCGGACGCGATGGAAGGTCCGACCCCGGTGTCGGCGCTGATCCACGCGGCGACGATGGTCACGGCCGGTGTGTTCATGGTCTGCCGCTTGTCGCCGATGTTCGAGATGAGCCCGGTCGCGCTGACCGTGGTCACCTCGGTCGGTGCCGCGACCTGCCTGTTCGCCGCGACCTGTGGCCTCGTGCAGACCGACATCAAGCGCGTGATCGCGTATTCGACCTGTTCGCAGCTCGGCTACATGTTCTTCGCGGCCGGTGTCGGCGCGTACGGCGCAGCGATGTTCCACCTCTTCACGCACGCGTTCTTTAAGGCGCTGCTGTTCCTCGGTGCCGGCTCGGTCATCCATGCGATGCACCACGAGCAGGACATGCGCTATTATGGCGGCCTGCGTAAAAAGATCCCGGTGACGTTCTGGGCGATGATGGCGGGTACGCTCGCGATTACCGGCGTCGGCATCCCCGGCATCTTCGGCAACACCGCGATCGGTTTTGCAGGCTTCCATTCGAAGGATGCGATCATCGAGGCGAGCTGGGCTGCGGGCCAGCCGGGCGTGTGGTTCGTCGGTGTGCTCGTCGCATTGCTGACCAGCTTCTATTCGTGGCGCGTGATGTTCCTGACCTTCTGGGGCAAGCCACGCTGGGCCGCATCGGAGCACATCCAGCATGCGCTCCACGACGCGCATGGTCACGACGACCACGCGCATGATGCGCATCACGTCGACGATCACCACGCGAACCCGGCGCAGGCCGAGGACGCAGGTCATGCGCCGGACGGTCATCACGACGCGGCGCATGCACCGGCCGAGGGCGATGGTGGCTATCACCCGCACGAGAGCCCGCTGCCGATGCTGATCCCGCTAATCGTCCTGTCGATCGGCGCGGTTCTCGCAGGCTTCGTGTTCCACGGCTTCTTCATCGAGCCGACCGCAGGCGAGGAGTTCTGGAAGGGCGCGCTAGCGTTCCGCGAACATCTGATGCACGAGATGCACGGTGTGCCGTTGCTCATCAAGCTGTCGGCGACGATCGCGATGCTGCTCGGCCTGCTGACGGCGTGGTACGCCTATATCAAGGCCCCTACGTTCCCGGCCAAGGTCGTCGAACAGTTTGGCGTGCTCTACGACTTTCTGCTGCATAAGTGGTATTTCGACGAGCTGTACGACCTGATCTTCGTCCGTCCGGCGTTCGCGATCGGCCGCTTCCTGTGGCACCGCGGCGACGAGAAGACGATCAACCGGTTCGGGCCCGACGGCTCTGCCTGGGTCGTCCAGATTGGCAGCCGCGTCGCCAACCGCTTTCAGACGGGATACCTCTACACCTATGCCTTCGTCATGCTGATCGGGCTTACCGCAGCCGTAACTTGGGCGATCGGACTGTAA
- the nuoK gene encoding NADH-quinone oxidoreductase subunit NuoK, whose product MTIGLVHYLVVAAILFTMGVLGIFLNRKNLIVILMAIELILLAVNINLVAFSAFLHDLVGQVFAMFVLAVAAGESAIGLAILVIYFRGRGTIAVDDVNRMKG is encoded by the coding sequence GTGACGATCGGTCTCGTCCACTATCTGGTCGTCGCGGCGATCCTGTTCACGATGGGGGTGCTCGGCATCTTCCTGAACCGCAAGAATCTCATCGTCATCCTGATGGCGATTGAGCTGATCCTGCTGGCAGTGAACATCAATCTCGTCGCGTTCTCGGCGTTCCTGCACGATCTCGTCGGACAGGTGTTCGCGATGTTCGTGCTGGCGGTGGCGGCGGGTGAATCTGCGATCGGCCTCGCCATTCTCGTCATCTATTTCCGCGGTCGCGGCACCATCGCGGTCGACGACGTCAACCGGATGAAGGGGTAA
- a CDS encoding NADH-quinone oxidoreductase subunit J: MIQALAFYLFAFVVVLSGALTIASRNPVHSVMWLILAFFNAAGLMILVGAEFIAMLLVIVYVGAVAVLFLFVVMMLDIDFTELRAGVARYFGIGLALAVALAAEVMIAIGAWSTGPIQLARRVAPIDDTVPNIQAIGNLLYTRYLFVFEGAGLVLLVAMIGAIVLTHRQRGGVKAQNISRQNARRPQDATRNTSPVVGQGVEL; encoded by the coding sequence GTGATTCAGGCCTTAGCCTTTTATCTTTTCGCCTTCGTCGTCGTCCTGTCGGGCGCGCTGACGATCGCGTCGCGCAATCCGGTCCACTCGGTGATGTGGCTGATTCTCGCGTTCTTCAACGCGGCCGGCCTCATGATCCTGGTGGGTGCCGAGTTCATCGCGATGCTGCTCGTCATCGTTTACGTCGGCGCGGTCGCGGTGTTGTTCCTGTTCGTGGTCATGATGCTCGACATCGACTTCACCGAACTGCGCGCAGGCGTCGCCCGGTATTTCGGGATAGGCCTTGCACTCGCAGTGGCACTCGCTGCCGAGGTGATGATCGCGATCGGCGCCTGGAGCACGGGTCCGATTCAGCTTGCCCGTCGCGTCGCGCCGATCGACGACACCGTGCCGAACATCCAGGCGATCGGTAACCTGCTCTACACGCGCTATCTGTTCGTGTTCGAGGGTGCCGGCCTGGTGCTCCTGGTCGCGATGATCGGGGCGATCGTGCTGACTCACCGCCAGCGCGGCGGCGTCAAGGCGCAGAACATCAGCCGCCAGAACGCGCGTCGTCCGCAGGATGCCACGCGCAACACGAGCCCGGTCGTCGGGCAGGGAGTCGAACTGTGA